The Coccinella septempunctata chromosome 9, icCocSept1.1, whole genome shotgun sequence genomic interval TATGGTTGGTGTTCTCTAGGGGTGTGTTTTAGGGCCCGTTGAGTTCTACCGACGATTAGTTTCGCGCTAAATTCGAACTTATTTGGATTTCAATCGAATTTTTAGCGAGATTTACTCGATTTTGATCCTCTCAAAGAAAATAATATGGAATTAGATCGTTTTTCTAAATGTCATCTCAAAACTGATGCATAAGTTAGGTTGttaattatgaaaattcaagatTAAACTTCACAAACTAACTTGAATTACTTCAAATCAATCAGTAATTTCGGTTCAGAGCTCCTTCATAGAAAATTTTCCAAGTATTGACGCGTTTCCCAGAGAGTTTTGATTGGTCATCTCTTCCGAGATGGTCGACCAAACAAGTCTGGTTCATTGTCATTGCCGCGTTCGATTTCTACCGGTGAAATTTCTAGAGATCTTAAGGTCATCACCCGATGAACCTGCATTTGTCGAACTAGCGTTTCAGTAGCTTTCTTCTTCACCTTATAACCTTCAAGGAAGCAACACTTTTACATTCTCTCAACTCCTGATTGTTCGAAATCATCTCGAAACCGAACTTCAACCTCTAAACTTTTCCTTGTCCACCCGCACTCGGTTCTCACTGACCTAGACAAGACCTGATGAGTGGTCGATTCTAAGGAGAAAGTTCGGAAGCTCATACATTACGAATTTTATGGTAAAAAACCCGTGGTACTTACGGTCAGACAGTTAATATGCAAGATCAGTATTTTCCCCGTAGATTTCTATGCAAATCGCTAATAGATTCCGACTAAATTAGACATTTGAATTCGTGGGTGATCCTTGTGATGTAATTTCGGTCATTTCGAGCATTTACGACCGGTTCCTTTCACTACAAGATGCAGCGGAAACTCATTAGTGTTTCTAATTTATGCGAGTAGATATTGAGAATTTTCGGAACGATTTCATGTTGAAAGGCTCGTCTTGTTCGAATAAACACGGAATCATTAATGGATTTATTCGTGGAACTCGATTAATGGAAACTTTAACCGCCAACGTCAACCACAAAATCCAACTTCAACACCCCAACCTCGCTCCCCTGGGTCAACCAGCAACCTCAACCCCTATCCTCAACACCCAAATTCAACCTCAACAGCCCAGGTCAACCACCAAATTTAACTTCAACTCCCAACCTCGCTCTCCTGAGTCAACTAGCCACCTCAACTCCCTAGATTCAACCTCAACCACCAACTTCAACCTCAATCACTACCTTCAACCCCCCAAATCCAACCTCAACCACCACCTTCAACCCCCAAAATTCAACTTCAACCACCAACTTCAACCCTCAACCACCATCCTCAACCCCCAAATTCAACCTCAACCACCAACTTCAACCCCATTATCCTGAACGTTAGAACACAGGGCAAATGATGTCTCTCTTTCTCTCCTCAAATCGAGTTTGGGGTTCCTCAAGGGCCAAGTTGGGGTCCCACGTTCTTCTCATTGCTTTCTTTTCGTGAGGATTCCTCTTCTTCTAGATCCTTACCACCCTGGTGGCCATTGCCACGGCCGAACCTCCATCCGGCTATAGCTACAGTCCCCCATCAACCTCTTACGGAGCACCCTCAGGGGGAGGTGGCGGTTTTGGAGGCGGTTTCGGAGGCGGTAGCGGTGGCGGCTTCCACGGAGGAAGTACCGGTAAGTGAATCCTCGTACAAAACCATAGAAAACGAGGTCTAACTCTCTTTTTACCCGTTCAGGAATAGGAGGAGGATTTGGAGGAAGCTCTGGAGGCGGTTTCGGAGGCGGTAAGTTGAAGGATCATAGGAAATTTAGTATCTAGTGTTGATTATCGATTTTTTTAGGAATCGGAGGTGGTTTCGGAGGTGGCTCAGGAGGCGGTTTCGGAGGTGGTTCCGGAGGCGGTTTCGGAGGCGGTTTCGGCGGTGGTGCCGGAGGCGGTTTCGGCGGTGGAGCCGGAGGCGGCTTCGGAGGCGGCACCACCGTCCAAAAGCACATCTACGTCCACGTACCCCCACCAGAGCCTGAAGAATTCAGACCACAAAGACCCATCCAAGTCGGCCAGGCCCAGAAACACTACAAGATCATCTTCATCAAGGCCCCATCCGCCCCAGCCCCAACCGCCCCAGTCATCCCAGTCCAACCCCAGAACGAAGAGAAGACCCTCGTCTACGTCTTGGTCAAGAAACCAGAAGAAGCACCAGAGATCCAGATCCCAACCCCAGCCCCGACCCAACCCAGCAAACCGGAGGTCTACTTCATCAGATACAAGACCCAGGTAATTTGGCAACGTCGCATCGCGGAACCATAGATCTTTATCGTGTGACATCACGTCGGTTTCATCCTCAATTTCACCGATGTTTATCTTCGAGAGAAAGTTGAGTTATTCGCGATCGTGGACAAAATGGTAATTACTTTCATCTCGACTACGACTACCGGACTGGTAGTACGCGGATGTTGAAATCCTTTGTTCTTCTTCCGGAGAAGCTGCGAGTAGCTTATTGTTCCGCGTCAAAGATGAGAGCAAACAATGCTTAATTTGATTGAGAGATCGTTTCGGGACACGTTCACTTCATATGACACTCACCGGACATTTCACCATTGCTCTATGGTATGACTCATCTATGTTTCACACGGTTGTCAATCCTCGAAACTtcccaatttttgtttcaatttcggATCGAATTCATCAAATTGTTGACAAACTTTTCGCCACTAATAATCCATCTTTGAATCGTCCACACATCAACCAGAATTTCCGAAAAACCCTTACGATAATCCGATCTTTCTATGGTTCTATGACTTGTCGGTATTACAGGATTCTGTTTAGGGAATCCCGCTGTTGCCAGACttctgaaattttctttttttttgtagaagGAAGGCGGCGGTATCGGAGGAGGCATTGGAGGCGGTATTGGAGGTGGCATTGGAGGAGGTATTGGAGGTGGCATTGGAGGCGGAATTGGAGGAGGAATCGGCGGTGGTATTGGCGGCGGTAGCGGCATTGGCGGCGGCGATTTCGGCGGTATCGGCGGTGGAATCGGCGGCGGTAGCGGTATCGGAGGCGGCAGCGGCGTCTCCACCAGCTACGGCCCCCCAGGCAAATCTGGCCCCTACTAAGTCAACGATCAGAACGTCACACTTGGCCTCGAGTCGGCACCAGGCTCGATGCTACCAAATACACTGCTATGGTGATCACTTTTTGCCTTTTGGTGGAAGGTTTTTGGTGCTCGTTGGACAGGCCTGAAGCCACCTTAGCTCTTCAGTCAAAGACTAAGGTCGCCGTATGCTAAAAAACGAAGGCGAAGTGGGTTCAGGTTTTCCAACGCGCATTTGTATATAGTTTATGTATTATTTTCGTACTtgtatattttatgaataaatacGGTGACaaataaatgtatttttatATAATATCTGCATTTTATTCTGCTTCGATTCCCTTTATTTATCGAAAAAGATGTTGTGTCTTTGGTTCTGAGCGGTTTCTATGAAGGAGCATAGAAATAATCAACAACACAAGTGTCACTTGTGTGATTATACAACACTTGAAAAAAGAAGTACAAACGTGATACTTGACAGTTTTCCACGAATTGGAAATACGACAGACATGCTAGGACTGCTCATGAATAACActagaaaatataatatttgaatattagGAAATATATGTaataaaaatgttattataAAGAAGTAACTGTTTCATGGATATTCAAAAATAGAAACGACAAAAAGGATGTAACATtaacttttatttatttatttattaaatgtACATATGCATTACTTTACTTTCCTGTTCGTATGCaatttttaattcattaatcCTGAAACCTCGGGCAATGTCTATGTACAAGTATTTGTGAAAACACAATTTCCTAACTTTAACCAATTCTTTCCGTTATTCCCCGGTATATTCTTCCTCAAACTTCTTGAAGTCTTCCTCCGTGAACACAGTCTCCTTTTCctttttattctttattttcgGTTTGCCAGATATCGGTCTTCGAGAAACTCCCCTTTCTATTATTTTGTTCAAGGATTCTTCATTGAGCTGGACGGTGGTGATAGTTTTGATCCTTTCCAGTTTCTCCAAGTTCTTCCTGTAGATTTCCTCCTTCGGTTTCATGGATTTTCGAAGCTCGGTGACGGTGAGTTTCTTGGTACTGTGAACGTTCTTCAGCTTACCTCCACCCAGGATATCTTTAGCTTTCAATTCTTTTTTATGTTTCTTCGTTTTGGGGTGGCTATCTTCGTCTACAAGTTGCAACGCTTTCCTTACTATTGAAGAAGACATCTTTCCAGTTATATATCTTCACTATAAAATGTATTTTCAATACTGATATCACATGAAAaagcaaaaaatattttgttcagAGACAAACTGTCTGCTTTGTTTATTCGTCTGGGGAATTGTGAGGTTAAGTTGAAGTTCTATGGCCGGGGAGTAACTCGACAAACACAGAAAGTCTTCATCTTTTTGTACTGTCGGTAAAATGTTATTCATTCgttaaaataaataaagatttGTCAGTATttgcaaaatatttcaaatgtatatgcaataatattcaaattttttcaatttattcggATTTTTTTCGATTGAGTTGAAAACCCAACCCTATCCGAACCATAGAGTTTTTGTTCATGCTCAGTGATTCGCAGCAATcaccaaaatttccgattttcattGAAGCGTTGGgaaatatttgtaatttttaCGAAAAATGGCTATAAGTTTATTAAATCCGAAAGCTGAAGTAGCCAGGGCAGCACAAGCCTTGGCTGTGAATATTTCGGCTGCGAAAGGAATCCAAGATGTGATGAAAAGCAACTTGGGACCCAAGGGAACAATGAAAATGTAAGCACCACATGATTActaaaatgatattttcgaggaGAAAACGATCCCTAAGTGTTCGAACGTTTTTCCTGTCCATTCTTCGGGTCGAAATTATGCGTTCTAAGTCACATTTACTCATTTTCCCCATATATTCCGACTATCCTATATTTTTAGGTTAGTTTCTGGTTCCGGCGATATTAAGATAACTAAAGATGGCAATGTTCTATTGCACGAAATGCAAATCCAACATCCTACCGCTTCCCTTATCGCCAGAGCTTCAACAGCTCAAGACGATATTACCGGAGATGGCACCACATCTACAGTTCTTGTGATCGGTGAACTCCTAAAACAGGCAGATATTTACATATCTGAAGGATTGCACCCCAGGGTGTTAGCCGACGGTTTCGACAAAGCCAGGGAGAAGACTTTGGAAGTTCTGGAACAGGTCAAAATTCCAATAGAAATCAACAGGGAAAACCTGTTGGATGTCTGCCGTACCAGTCTCAGAACTAAGGTAGGTCCTGTTTTTAACGGCTTCGAATTCCATCTTAAAATTTCGAATCGACGATAGGTTCATCAAAACATAGCTGATCTCTTGGCTGGGGAATGTGTTGACGCCGTACTCCAGATCAAGAAAGACGACAAACCGGTCGATTTGCACATGATCGAGATCATGGAGATGCAACACAAGAGCGAGACCAACACCAAATTGGTCAGGGGGTTGGTGTTGGATCACGGTTCCAGGCATCCAGACATGCCGAAATCGCTCAATAACTGCTACATCTTGACCTGCAACGTCAGCATGGAATACGAGAAAAGCGAGGTCAACTCTGGCTTCTACTACAAGACTTCGGAAGACAGGGAGAAGATGGTCTTGGCCGAAAGGGAATTCATCGAACAGAGAGTGAAAAAAGTGGTTGAATTGAAGAAGAAATTGTGTAACGGCAACGATAAGTCGTTTGTTCTTATAAACCAGAAGGGTATTGACCCTCTCAGTTTGGATATTTTGGCTAAAGAAGGTGAGAATTCGAAGTAGCTGTCTTGATATCGTGTCTGATCTTGGTATTTTATTCGTACACCAGGAATCATCGCTTTGCGCCGAGCCAAGAGACGTAACATGGAACGTCTGGCCCTGGCTTGCGGTGGGGTGGCCCTCAATTCCTTCGAAGACCTCCAGGAGTCCCATCTG includes:
- the LOC123319831 gene encoding glycine-rich protein 23 isoform X2; this encodes MRPLVILTTLVAIATAEPPSGYSYSPPSTSYGAPSGGGGGFGGGFGGGIGGGFGGGSGGGFGGGSGGGFGGGFGGGAGGGFGGGAGGGFGGGTTVQKHIYVHVPPPEPEEFRPQRPIQVGQAQKHYKIIFIKAPSAPAPTAPVIPVQPQNEEKTLVYVLVKKPEEAPEIQIPTPAPTQPSKPEVYFIRYKTQKEGGGIGGGIGGGIGGGIGGGIGGGIGGGIGGGIGGGIGGGSGIGGGDFGGIGGGIGGGSGIGGGSGVSTSYGPPGKSGPY
- the LOC123320425 gene encoding T-complex protein 1 subunit zeta; translation: MAISLLNPKAEVARAAQALAVNISAAKGIQDVMKSNLGPKGTMKMLVSGSGDIKITKDGNVLLHEMQIQHPTASLIARASTAQDDITGDGTTSTVLVIGELLKQADIYISEGLHPRVLADGFDKAREKTLEVLEQVKIPIEINRENLLDVCRTSLRTKVHQNIADLLAGECVDAVLQIKKDDKPVDLHMIEIMEMQHKSETNTKLVRGLVLDHGSRHPDMPKSLNNCYILTCNVSMEYEKSEVNSGFYYKTSEDREKMVLAEREFIEQRVKKVVELKKKLCNGNDKSFVLINQKGIDPLSLDILAKEGIIALRRAKRRNMERLALACGGVALNSFEDLQESHLGFAGHVYEHVLGENKFTFVEDCKNPNSVTLLVKGPNKHTLVQLKDAIRDGLRAVNNAIADSALVPGAGAFEVTANKVLNEYKDTVKGKARLGIAAYAEALLVIPKVLATNSGYDAQDTIVKLQEECRLSPQPVGVDLSSGEPINPRDAGIYDNYVVKKQIINSCSIIASNLILVDEIMRAGLSSLKG
- the LOC123320146 gene encoding active regulator of SIRT1-like, giving the protein MSSSIVRKALQLVDEDSHPKTKKHKKELKAKDILGGGKLKNVHSTKKLTVTELRKSMKPKEEIYRKNLEKLERIKTITTVQLNEESLNKIIERGVSRRPISGKPKIKNKKEKETVFTEEDFKKFEEEYTGE
- the LOC123319831 gene encoding glycine-rich cell wall structural protein isoform X1, encoding MRPLVILTTLVAIATAEPPSGYSYSPPSTSYGAPSGGGGGFGGGFGGGSGGGFHGGSTGIGGGFGGSSGGGFGGGIGGGFGGGSGGGFGGGSGGGFGGGFGGGAGGGFGGGAGGGFGGGTTVQKHIYVHVPPPEPEEFRPQRPIQVGQAQKHYKIIFIKAPSAPAPTAPVIPVQPQNEEKTLVYVLVKKPEEAPEIQIPTPAPTQPSKPEVYFIRYKTQKEGGGIGGGIGGGIGGGIGGGIGGGIGGGIGGGIGGGIGGGSGIGGGDFGGIGGGIGGGSGIGGGSGVSTSYGPPGKSGPY